Sequence from the Pogoniulus pusillus isolate bPogPus1 chromosome 16, bPogPus1.pri, whole genome shotgun sequence genome:
GAGAACTTTGGAGCAAGGAAGACCTGGAGTTAGGATATCAAttgcaaaatattttttattgCGTGTCTTCAATCCATTGGTGTGTGATGAATCTGAATCTTCTAATACTGAAGTAAAAAAAGGATAAGAGAAGAACTGAAAGGAAATAGGATAACACTTTAACAGAGAAAAGCTATCCATCCgttttattaaaaatattttttgcttGACCAGACTGTGGCTTGGAAGAAAGGTAAAGAAAGTTCTCACGATAAATTTAGCTTGATGACTGTGTTGCTTCCTTGCTCTTTGTTCTGTGATGGGCAGGAATGCCCAAGTGATAAATGATGAATCATGGCTTTTTAGGAACTCCAGGTCAGTGTACAGGCCTAGAAGCAGGATTACTGAAGCTGCTAATGTAGTGGTCTTCCTGTGATCAAAACTAAACTTAGCCCAGCTTCACCTGTTCTAAACCCATGTAATGATATATAGACATACCTGTAACACAGAGGTGACATTTTTCAGCTATTGTTACACTTGGTGTGATGGTACTGGGCTGATGTGAAAATTATAGCCTGAAGCTTTCTTGATACAAGAATTGCAGTTCttactgctgcagcttcagtttGTTGTCTCTTGCACAACAAAGTTGACCTCTCTATCCTTTTACTCTCTCTCTACAAAGTATGGAATAACCTTAACACGAGTTTAGTGGAAATGTAGCTGTCTCAGCTGCGTCATCTGCATGCCTTTCTTCCTCCATTTGCCTTGTCTTATAGCTACCGTTACATGTAAATGATGTACTGTGGTTGGCAACCATGAAGATTTTACTTTCAGCTTACAGGAGGTGTAGGCAGGAAATAAACTGATGAAcaagaaaccaaaaccacagaatTAGTGCCACTCTTCTAAGACAGGCTGGTATCAGCAGCCCTGTATCCTCTACCCTCCACAACCTGCACATTCTTTAAGAGTGAATCAGGACAAATGTGCTACCCCTTCCGCTGATGACTCTGTTGCAGTAGACTGCTGATATGAATCCAGATATTTACTAAATCAAATGAtgtcttttctctctgtttataaAAATTGGGCTGCCCATTCTTACTCTGATTCCAGGGCCCCATCACTGCTAGTGCTCTACAGATCTTTATTAAAATCAGTgcctcccacagcagcttgcaacTCCTCTCAAACAATGTTTGGTTAGTAAGTAGAACTTCTCTGTGCTTTCACGTCTTCCAACAAGGCTTCTCTGTCTTGCAGTGCAAACTTAACTACTTGTTTCAGTGTAATTTCTTCTAGGCTTCTGTTGCCATGTATTTACTAAAAATTAGTTTCTAAATTTGCCAGTATTGAGAGGCATGCTGGTTTTCAGGGCAATGCATCTAAGTCTTCACACTCCTCTGGAACAGTATCTTGCCTGCAGTTCAGCATCTCTTTCCTTTGCCGATTCTTTTATAATGTATCTACTGTCCATCTGTACAACCTCTGGCAGTTTACAAGTGTgtgtctgtttttctttttttgactcCACCAGACCACTCCCTTAGCTGACATGCTTCTAGTAATTCCCTTTTGAAAGAGAAGACTCTAGAGCAGCAAAATGCTTGACATCTCTAATGCCTCATTAAAGATTAAGCAAGCAAAACATTACTTTAAAGTATGTGTAACATAATATTAGTACACAAGTTCATAAAGGTCTGGCAGTTCTGCAGAAGGGAATGTCTTGTTTTTTCAGAGCAATGTAAGAAGACATGGGGGGAGAGAAAGGGCAGAACTTTAAAATATACTTCAGTGCTTCATTTGTATTAATACAAGTGCTCAAACCTGCCCACTGCTTGGAACATGATGGAGCAAAAGGCCTTCTGTGAAAGGGTCTTTCATGCTTGTTTGATGTAGTGGCCTGAGCTGTTATAAGTAAAAGGATATTCTCGATGTCTGCAAGTATGCTTCTCAGTGCCTTATTTCAGACTTGCCTGGTCACATGCCAAAGAAACAGATGTGATGTCAACTGCTGAATAATCACCCCGAGACAGTTATCTAAAATGTAGATTAAGGATGGAGCTagcttgcttttgctttctctgtggCCTGTCCTATTTCTGGGCTTATGCTGCAGGAGGCTTCTTGTCTTGCATAAAGGATGTGTCTTGCCTGTATCTGTGTACCTCCAAGTATTTGCTCACCTCTCCTTCTGTAAGGCTGTGCATTGGTGTGCAGATGTGAAAACCTGACAGGAAGAGGTGATGTGGTTAAGTTGCCAAAAGCATAGCTCTTTAGGCTTTACTGCACCTAGGTGGAAAATCTAACTTGTCTTGTGTTGCATGTAGGGATGAGTCTAGAAACAGTAAAAGTATCTCATCTTAATCCAGTTTTGCTGGTCAGAGGTAGCTTTCAATACTTCTTCCTGCACAACCGCCCCTGCCAGCTGCAAGTAACTGCTGTTTATTGATACTACTTATGCAAACAATGTCCTATGGTGCTGCTTGGCAGAGGACACTGCCTGTGTCCCTCAGCCAAGcaggtttcttttgtttttccatcTCTTTACTTTCTGTGAAAGCAAATGCCAAAGAAACCTGGTCTCtgatgggcagcaggagcacaacTGGAAGTTTCCCTGCCATGTTGCTGACAGGTTACAGGTTTTTCTTGTCATTTTGTCCCAGCTGCGCCGGATGTCACAGCATCCTAGCAGGGTTGTAGCATGTCCACTacagagagcagtgcagcagatTATCCAGCTACCATGCTGAGCTCTTGGTTGCTAGCACCCCTCAAATTCTACTTAGTCCTGCAATACTTGCTCCTTTTGCTACTGTGAAAATTGGTGGCTTTCTTCAGCCCTAAAAGAGCTTTTCCTACTCTAAATCATCTGAGCAGTGTGAACTCAAATTACTGCACCATTGCTGTCCCAATAGTTTTGTGTATTACGTTTTTAGTATCTGAGCAGTCTCATAAATACCTGCTAAAGGGAATTATATTTAGAAGGTATCTTGTAACACACTTAATAGCTGGTCACTTACCTTGTCTTTGCAGCTCTGAAGACTTCCAGCCTTCTTGTCTGAACATTAGTTTGGCACAATGTGTTCTACTATCTATAAATAAGCTAGTGTTGGTGGTTCAATTGTAAGGTGACTTCTACGGCTGTTATACAGCTCTTGTTTCCCCAGATACTAGTGTTCCAAAACAGCTTCTCcatgttttttcctttccagtctTTAGATATTTTGTTATTGAGAACAGTGTGCAAACAGATCTGAGTGAAACTAGGTAATGGAGGCCTGCCTTCCTGAGAAATGTCAttgctggagaagaggtttTTATATACATATTTCTAGGAGAATCTCAGTGCTATGAATTACACTGTGGGCAAGGCAAGTAATAAAGGGGAGCTTGTCATGTGACATCTAGTACTGTAATCAACAGTATTGAAGCTCATAAACACATGGCTGATAATTTGAATACCAAGTTTCAGTGACAACTGCTGTCCCCATCTATTTTCATGTGGCTCTGAATGACTTCATTTGATACTTGGGTTCAGTTTCCTTGTACATGTTGGAATGCAGCCCACTTCAGAAAATATGTAATTCAAATTATTTTCTCCATGGAGATGTGATCTTACAGAtgcattcttcttttttttcatataaTTTACAGCCAGTCAGTTAAACAGAACCTGGGTAATGCCAGAAAgaagtgtggagcagagaagtgtCTTCCCTATAAATAGAGGGAGTGCTCTTCACCGCTGGTTTCTGAAGTCGTAATGAAAGTAGGAGGACAAGGAAGATAGATAAAGTTCTGAGAGTAATTAAAAGACACCTGAAAAATGTAGAGTGGAGCTCTGCCTATTCCTTCACTGCACAAAGGATTTTTGGAACAAGAAATTGATTGCTGTGAGCTGACTAAGTTTGGCCACTTCTGCCCCAAGCTAGCTGTGATGTGGAGGTGACTTCAACTTTGAAGAGTCTACTGTGTCCAGTAGCACGTGGAtaagccaggcactgctgtggtCCAGTCATGAGTCACTCTCCTCttgctgcagagaagcacaaATGAAACTGATTTCTTTCCAGAGCAATGCTATTCACTTTTTCCAGCCTGGAAACTTAAGACCAACAACTGAGAGCTAAAAATAATCTGGCTGGCTACAGGGAGCAACTCAGATGCAACAGGCAAGTCTGCCCTCTTACCATTACCAAAGAGGCCTGATAGCTGTTCAGTATGAGTAGCAGAAGCAGGTGAGGAAAGGGTCTGAATTTTAATCTCTTTCCACCTAGTTGTCCTGTCTCCTGTTAACACAACTGACTTAAAGAATCCAGAGGCAGATTCGGCTCTGAAATAATTCTTGGGCGTTTTGCCTTCTTCAGGAAAATGCTGTCTGGCACTGCAGGTGGAGTGTTGGCAGACCAGTTCAGCAACAGATTTCTTCTGCCTGTGACGGATATGAAGCACCAACCACAAACATCCTCCTTAGCAGTGGGGTGGAGGGATGAGTCATTTTGCCTTTGAGCTTTGGAACAGTAAGACTGACTGTTAAGTCTTCAAGAGGAAATCCTGACCGTGTCTGGTTTTATCAAGGCACTGTTATCCTACTGTTGTAACAGCTCAGAGCCCTCAGCTGTGTAATGAGATCAGTGCACATACAGGCAAGTAAATCAGAATGCACATGAAATCACACAAGTTATTACTATGTAAGTGAAATATAATAGAGCCTGGAGTTATCTGTGAATACTTGGGGAAAGTGGTTTGAGCAGGTGATGTTCTTGCTCTGGCCCAAAATAGGAATTGCTGTTTATAGACTAAAGCTAATCCACTTGGTTGCTCAGTTTGCTTGGTAACTCTGCTAACAATAATAGAACACAAACCTCACTAATGAATCTCTTGTCAGGCCTGGCTCTTCTTGCAAGATCTTTATGCCATACTCGGTTCCTTCTGACTCTGAGGCATGCTTGCTTGGGACTGGGCCTCCATCTGTTGTGCTGATGGTGGgaagctccttctgcagaatcaCAAAATAATTTTGTGTGCACATAAGCCAATAAGAAAGCTTTTTTCAGAAACATGAAACAGTGATATAACTTCCTTTACTCAACATTCCCCTACTTTTCCCATTTTGCTGTTGACAACCTAGTTCATCTGAAGGCTTAGGCTGAGCCTGCCTTTGGTTGTGGGCAGGGAGAAGATCAATCCCTTGGGCAACTGACTGTTGGCTTCATCTGCTGCCAGGATTGCACGGGCAGGATAGGTACTGGTGGTAAGCACTTCAATCAATGAGGTGCTGCAGGAAGGGAACATAAAGCAATAAGTGTAACTGAATGAGTAACCCTTACCAGTGAGTTCAGATTGATTTTTAGACAGAAGCTAAATAAAGACTAAGATTGATAAGGGTGTTGACAGCAAGAACTGAATTCTTAATGTGTTATGTCCCTAGTAACAAGTTATCAGTGAGCTATATGTTTGCTCTATAAGCATAAGTTGTAAAGACTCTGAAAGAGAAcactctttcttctctctaggTTTCTGAGTCCCCTGAACATGCTTATTGGTGGtactgtggtggtgctggtgttCATGGGGTTTGTCTGGGTATCGCACAACAAGGATATACTCCGCAGAATGAAGAAGCAGTACCCAACCACGTTTGTAGTGGTCATTATGATCTCCAGCTACTTCCTGATCTACTATCTGGGAGATGTCATGGTCTTCATGTTTGGGATCACGCTTCCTCTCCTCTGTAAGtatttgtcctcttctctggagGGCTAAGGACACATGACTTGAGCTTTCTCAAGGAAGTTTGCAAAGTCGAAACTGGCTGTTGTCTATATTTAGACTATCCAAATGCAGAATTGCAGGGGAGGGGACACAAAACAGCATGAGCTGTCTTCAGTGCTGTTGTTAAATGGGTGCTTACTTAAACAGTCATTGAGACTTCAGCTTGGGCATTAACAAATAACAGGTGTGTTTCTGTCCTGCAGTGATGTTTGTCCATGCTTCCCTGAGACTCCGAAACATAAAAAACAAGCTGGAGAACAAGATGGAAGGAATAGGCTTGAAGAAGACCCCAATGGGCATCATACTGGATGCTCTAGAACAGCAAGAGGATAGTATCAATAAACTGGCTGATTACATATCCAAAGTGAAGGAGTAAGCATCTGCAACATGGCATTTTTACCAGTGCAAGAGTGTAGTTGCTATTTACTATTCAAGCTTGCTTTCAGATTGTGTACAAAACATGAAATGTGCGTGGTACAGATTTAATAGTTGCAGAATACAGGTACCCCAGGCTCTTCAGGGCTCCTCTAAGAACCATAGGAGCAGCAACTTTTTTCTATTGTATAGCAAAATGTTCTGGTGTTTACACAAGTACATAATAACTTAAATGTGTTTGCTTGTCTCTTCTTCTGGGGGGAGAGGTAGGAGGAAGAGATATGGAATGCAGTCTCTCAAACTGTGTTGTGGGAAATTTGTCTGTTAGAAGTAACACCCATTTCATCTCAGTTCTACAAGATGGCAGTTCAACCAGGTTATACTGAGTAGCACCTTCAGGGTGGCAATGGTTAGAGTGAGCTGGAATGCATAAAGAGTCTTTTGCATCCCCCAAGTTCTTCACTTGAGTAGTCCATGTTGAGACCACATTCCTAGCTTAACTAGCAAGCAGTAGAACTGTACAATGTTTGTGATGGATATGGTTACTGTCCTCGCCTCACATTCCTCCTTTAGCAGCTGAGAAAAAGTCTAAACAGACCTAAGCATGCAGAATATGCATGACACTTGTGCTGCTATCAGTTTGAGTAGAATGCACCTTTGATTGCTCCAAAATCTTGATCTATAGAAAGTGCTCCTCTCTGCAGGAGAGCTATACTTACTTGCAGGTCAGCTGAACTATGGCAAatcatggggaaaaaagaatatTTGCAGAGAGAAATCTATCTCATCCAACCTCTTTCTACCCTATTAGTGTATTTTTAATGCTGTTACTTTAGGGCTTGCCTTGTTCTGCTGTAGTCTGTATAAGCTGTTTGTAGATGGAGTGTATGAGTTCTCAAGCATGGGtcacctttttctttcttcagcagAATACAAAGCTATAAGTAAAACATGCATCTCActgactctgtgcttctgatACTCTTCAAAAGAATAAACTGGATTTCAGGATTACAAGTAAAAGCAATAAATGTCAGGATACAGTTTTTCAAAACCCATTCCAAATTAATGAAGCTGTTTGTCTGTAACAACTCCTGGAAGGGGTGGTGGGGATTTTTCTATGCAGGTATTTTAACTTAACTGCCACCTCTGATGGACTTTACAAACACTAGGGTGGGAAAGGTTGTCCAGTTGACACTCCATTTAAAATATTCTTGCATTTCTCTTTTCTGATAAAgtaatcttaaaaaaaaaaaatcaagtatcCTTCAAGTTGAAGCTTTTCTGTAACTTAGCATTCTGTTTTGATAATGAACTGTGTAGAAATCTGAAAATGTCATTCCATCTAAGTGTTGAAGTGATCAGTATTTATTGAGAATGTCTGTATATTCCAGTTGAAGAGTCAATGGCCTGTTCCTCAATTGTAGCGCATGGTCTTTATTTCCTCTCTTAAAGAACATAGTAACCTAAGATGTCATCTTTACTGTAGAATTTTGAAAAgctacacagttatgaagaaaaataaattcgAATGGTGATTACAGAGTGCATTTATTTCAGTCTGGGAACAGTGGTTGTAAATTTCAGcttgtccctgtctgtggtTGATGGAAGTGATCAGAGTGGTGGTGGGAGATCTGCTGTCCTTCTGCGGCTTGTACCACAAGCCCGTGCTTGTGGCTAAGCTGCTGGCTTTTGAATTCTCTGTGTATTAACTTTGTTCAGGCACGAGTAACTTCTGAGCTCTGGGAATGTCATGGCCTTCCTCTTGCATCGTCACAAAGGCTTCTTTGCAGAGGTGGAGTACTTGAAGTGTTTGTTCAGTTCATGCTGATTCAGTCTTATGTAACTCTTTTTTACTTAACTGGGGTTTTAACATTTCTTTTAAATGCCTGAGGGGGATTTCTGCTTTTGGGATTACTGAACAGTACAAGGTACACTGACTCTGCTGCAGTCAGAGTGCAGTGaaaatgcttcatttttttaaaaaaatttgtcctgcagaaatggctttcccttccccctcacaTGATACCTAAAACAGTTTGCTTGCCCCGTCTTAAACACTACAACCAAGTTTCCCAGAGCTGCAGTATTACAGTTGCAGACAAAAGCAGAGCTAGAAGAGAACTTTGCAAGATGGAGAGTTGGAGATTTGAAAGATAGCAAGGGATAGATGAAGAAAGGATAAGAACAAATGAAAATTTGAAGTAATAATAGTGGAGGTTATCTTGGCATCAAAGAGGTCCTTGCCACAGCTAATACTGCAGGCCTTTTGTAGCAAATGTaggaagggaaagcagagtGGGACTGGGATTTAGAAATCCCTCTGAAGGAAACCCTGCCAGAAGCTTCCAAGGTAAGCCCTTTGAGCAAGTGTGGCATctacaggaaggcagaggagccGCATGTCAGCAAAAGATAAGGCATATGGAAAGAACAAAGCCTTTCAGCtgtaaacaaaaataaaacaatcaGTCTCTCATGGATGTGTTCCATAAGAGTGTGACTTACCTGTAGCTGCTTCAccaaaaaggcctgcagggataaAAAAAATGACTaaaaaggtgaggagaaaaaagTTACACATAAATACTAAGGAAACATTAACTTGTATGCAAGCAGTATCAAGACGATTGTATCCAACCCTTCTAGAGGTGAGATGTGTTACTTGCATCTCATGCTAGGAGGAACTATGAGTTTCTTAATCCCCCGGTAAAGATGGGCAAGCCTTATTTGGCTATACAAGAGTAGCACAGATACAGACTTGAAATGGCTCTTCAGCGTGCTCCACAATGGCTGTAATTAGGGAATAGATTATGGAAAAAGAATTGTAGGCAATGAAGGTTACAGCTCTCAAAGCAGCGAGTGGCATCATGTTTTGTCTGTTGATCAGCTACAGTACCAACTGGACTTTTCTGAAACAGATGGAAACCATCAGGCTGAAGTATTTGATATACCAGATCACTCGTTCTGTTCTGTGAGCATCTTTTAAGCCATGGAAGTGCTGCATGCATTGTACAGAGAGAGCTTTAtttaatttctgttttcttAGCCTAAAAAATGAAGCTGCATACATGGAAACCAAATACATGGAGAAAAGAGAATAATAAAAATAGCATgtgtgtgaaaagaaaaaaaaaaaaaaaaagcacagcatGTTCCTGCGGAATCTGGCAGCAGGACAATgtggaagaaaaacagtttgcTGACAAACTAGAAAGACAAGGTTATTGATGCCTCTGAGAAAATACTCCCACAACAAACTGGAGCCTCAAATGGCACTGG
This genomic interval carries:
- the ARL6IP5 gene encoding PRA1 family protein 3 codes for the protein MEVQLAPVRAWDDFFPGSDRFARPDFKDISKWNNRVVSNLLYYQTNYLIAAAAVVSIVGFLSPLNMLIGGTVVVLVFMGFVWVSHNKDILRRMKKQYPTTFVVVIMISSYFLIYYLGDVMVFMFGITLPLLLMFVHASLRLRNIKNKLENKMEGIGLKKTPMGIILDALEQQEDSINKLADYISKVKE